The Fundulus heteroclitus isolate FHET01 chromosome 13, MU-UCD_Fhet_4.1, whole genome shotgun sequence genome contains a region encoding:
- the LOC105922487 gene encoding transmembrane protein 200A-like, whose protein sequence is MKTQKFRGLTPPSPPCRHKPGFLLQGRIKKDRMIQGKLHIRSMPGAFLVLGVIVVAFGTALAVAGYWPYQFSRSSILEDKEQKSKSDSEHSGWSLSTKGLFSTASLLNCDRMKLLGPVIMGVGLFILICAFTVLYENRDRETQILLAQMRNAICSVSAAVPSAGLRDLAAANSMTKHYEWVSRLPTAHLSILSLQQLACSEPLLQTTYSMDQESSVEGIYQQSVLITEPLHHHESVPLPSLPSSCFNSWKHFQVGSNSQTGADLSKGSFRLKTAPVFKLNSCPVSARSMSNLKLEEVDIAAAQHRRCHSMSYMTKPYIAQTGLNFEKELFPFEIDNQTNPLQINKNETRFQACMRIPLEAADVEEDQLHGS, encoded by the coding sequence ATGAAGACTCAGAAGTTCAGAGGCCTTACACCACCCTCACCTCCCTGCAGACATAAGCCAGGTTTCCTTCTACAAGGCAGGATAAAGAAGGACAGGATGATTCAAGGCAAGCTTCACATCCGTTCCATGCCTGGAGCATTCCTGGTGTTGGGGGTCATAGTGGTAGCTTTCGGCACTGCTCTGGCTGTAGCTGGCTATTGGCCCTATCAGTTTTCAAGATCATCTATTCTAGAAGataaagaacagaaaagcaAATCTGATTCAGAGCATTCTGGATGGAGTCTAAGTACCAAGGGGCTCTTTTCTACAGCTAGTCTACTAAATTGTGACCGCATGAAGCTCCTGGGGCCAGTCATCATGGGAGTCGGACTCTTTATCCTGATATGTGCATTCACTGTTCTGTATGAAAATAGGGACAGAGAGACTCAGATATTGCTAGCTCAAATGCGCAATGCTATCTGCTCTGTGTCAGCCGCTGTGCCCTCTGCTGGCCTCAGAGACTTAGCAGCAGCTAACTCTATGACCAAACACTATGAGTGGGTAAGCCGTCTGCCCACTGCTCATCTCAGTATCCTGAGTTTGCAGCAGCTGGCATGCTCTGAGCCCCTACTCCAAACTACCTACTCCATGGATCAGGAGAGCAGTGTAGAGGGCATCTATCAGCAATCAGTTCTTATAACTGAACCTCTTCATCACCATGAGTCAGTGCCTCTACCTTCACTGCCTTCATCCTGTTTTAACTCATGGAAACACTTTCAGGTAGGCAGTAATTCACAGACAGGGGCAGACCTAAGCAAAGGCAGTTTCCGTTTAAAGACTGCCCCAGTTTTCAAGCTCAATTCATGCCCTGTGTCTGCCAGATCCATGTCCAACCTAAAGTTGGAAGAAGTTGATATTGCAGCTGCGCAACACAGGCGCTGTCACAGTATGAGCTACATGACTAAGCCTTACATAGCCCAAACTGGGTTGAACTTTGAGAAAGAGCTATTCCCATTTGAAATTGATAATCAAACAAATCCactccaaataaataaaaacgaaacaCGTTTCCAGGCTTGTATGAGGATCCCTTTGGAGGCAGCAGACGTAGAAGAGGACCAATTGCATGGAAGCTAG
- the LOC118565132 gene encoding uncharacterized protein K02A2.6-like encodes MLERVLNRHTEVFSKELGTLKGLEASLTLRPDHQPKFCQAQVVPYALKPKVEAEIERLLQQGIISPVQFRDWATPIVPVMKKNGSVRICGDFKVTVNPALCAEHYPIPRIEDLFASLSGGQRFSKLDLSQAYLQVPVKRDSRKYLTVTTHKGMFCYNRLPFGITSSPSIFQRIMDQVLQGLPNVHCFLDDILITGQDDAHHLRNLEAVLSRLENFGLRVQREKCEFFRSSLEYLGHTIDSVGLHKSDDKIKAIVEAPWWIERRRTNNVTVMHTLKKESLKWEIQCLSGTIGKGRISG; translated from the exons ATGCTGGAGAGGGTCCTAAATCGCCACACTGAAGTGTTTAGCAAGGAATTGGGGACACTGAAAGGATTGGAAGCTTCACTGACACTGAGGCCAGACCATCAGCCAAAGTTCTGTCAGGCCCAGGTGGTACCGTATGCATTGAAGCCTAAAGTTGAAGCTGAAATAGAGCGCCTTCTCCAGCAAGGGATTATTTCCCCGGTCCAGTTCAGAGACTGGGCGACCCCCATAGTGCCTGTCATGAAGAAAAACGGAAGTGTGAGGATATGTGGAGATTTTAAGGTGACTGTGAATCCAGCCCTGTGCGCTGAACACTACCCAATACCTCGCATTGAGGACTTGTTTGCGTCCTTGTCTGGGGGACAGCGTTTCAGTAAACTGGACCTTTCACAGGCATACCTTCAGGTACCGGTTAAGAGGGATTCTAGGAAATACCTGACAGTCACCACCCACAAGGGCATGTTCTGTTACAATCGTTTACCATTCGGAATCACCTCTTCGCCCTCCATATTCCAGAGGATTATGGACCAAGTGCTCCAAGGGCTGCCAAACGTACATTGTTTTCTTGATGATATTCTCATCACAGGCCAAGATGATGCGCACCATCTGAGGAATCTCGAAGCGGTACTGAGTCGCCTTGAAAACTTTGGGCTCCGAGTTCAAAGAGAGAAATGTGAGTTCTTCAGGAGCTCGCTAGAGTACTTGGGGCACACGATTGACTCTGTAGGGCTTCACAAGTCTGATGATAAGATCAAAGCCATTGTAGAGGCCCCT TGGTGGATCGAGCGCAGGAGGACCAACAACGTCACCGTGATGCACACTCTAAAGAAAGAAAGTTTGAAGTGGGAGATCCAGTGCTTGTCCGGGACTATCGGAAAGGGGAGGATAAGTGGATGA